A stretch of DNA from Tribolium castaneum strain GA2 chromosome 7, icTriCast1.1, whole genome shotgun sequence:
aaaaaaaaaaatttttaaactcactccagtaaatttttatggacttctacatgtcttaacaacccacaaaagttgttaaaagtccacaaaaagtccatatattcgatttttttatgtttgattttttcaattttcgtcgcaatttttgtcgattttgggtacccggaacttttgtcaagcaatagctccggaactatcagagataaccccatgaagtgtattatcgttggaaagctctttaaattatctatctttttcaaaaaaaattattgttctccgactaatagttttcgagcaaattggagacaaatgcaaaatttggtaaaatattaaaaaattcataactaaaaaactattgggaatttggcaattttctcgatgccaatggattccccggatcattttgcatagaagtggatcaaaatagttccactttttcgaatagtttagccgtaattgtgaaaataaaaaataataaaaaaagttaagggATATTGATATTGAGTAAAGGGTTTTtggtacatttttaaatttatttcaaatttaaatttgcaacgactttattaaaattattcttctgtttaaaaatacaaattctgACCTTAATAAATTAACGATCATTCAAAGTTCGAAGCTGAAATTTGCGCTTTCATGAGACACTTTTATTACAGTTTTGTTCTTTTCCTTGTAAATAATTGAACAAGCAAGTAAGAAAACTCcattgatgattttttaacgAGCTTTATTCCTTATATAAATGCAAAACCAGTCAAAACCATGTCAACTAGACATGATGGACGAGACTTACCTGCAATTTTTCGTCAAATCCTTCACTTATCTGAACATGTTGCCTGAAAAAACCACTTTTTGCACCACCATCCAACAATACTACGTCTCCGTAATCATCACAATCACCACTTTTCCGATTTTAGCAGATTTGGTGTCACAATTTTACGGTAAGCCGCCAAACtccaatcaaaaaaaaaaaactgttgtaaaaatttttcagaagAAAGTATTTCGTTCACAAGTGTTAACGAAAATTTCGTCGCACTAAGTGCCCTCTTTGCTGTTATCTACGTCTCGGTTTGTTTCATCAACCGGAAGCACAAAATCAGGGCTTTGATAGCCGACTTGGCCCTTTTTGAAACTTTCAGCTCGAAAGCAGTCATCACTGAGACCGACAAATCGGTTAAATTTTACACGAAATTGTTTATAGTTTATGGGATTGTGGGCAACTTGTGTTATGGGCTATTGCCCATTCTGGGCTACAAAAAGTGCCACGAAAGCAAGTCCGTTCACATGACCAGATACGGGATTCCGTGCGGACTTGTGGTCCGGTTTCTGTTCCCGTTCAAGTTTGATTATTCGCCACTCGCTGAGCTGGTCGCCTTGTACGAAATCCTTGTCTGCATTTTGGGCACGAGTGTTGTCATTGTTGTCACAACACTCATCTGTGGGGTTTTAATACACATCACGGTGCAGTTGCAATGtctcagaaaaattattttggactTGTCCCAAGTCAACGATTTGGAGATTTTGGAGCACAAGAT
This window harbors:
- the LOC655178 gene encoding odorant receptor 4 → MMDETYLQFFVKSFTYLNMLPEKTTFCTTIQQYYVSVIITITTFPILADLVSQFYEESISFTSVNENFVALSALFAVIYVSVCFINRKHKIRALIADLALFETFSSKAVITETDKSVKFYTKLFIVYGIVGNLCYGLLPILGYKKCHESKSVHMTRYGIPCGLVVRFLFPFKFDYSPLAELVALYEILVCILGTSVVIVVTTLICGVLIHITVQLQCLRKIILDLSQVNDLEILEHKMKFCVKYHTAILDYGIRTDLAFNQMMLLHITWTGFIISVLGFEISTTDDYVEAFRFFMHLLGWLGMLFVVCYYGQKILDESLAIADAVYTFLWYKKSVIVQRYVLLILLRSQKPLTLRACGVKVMSLATFLGVLYSAYSYFTLLLKLKP